In the genome of Pseudomonas sp. HS6, one region contains:
- a CDS encoding ABC transporter permease, protein MNWEIIIKWLPKLAQGATLTLELVAIAVIAGLLLAIPLGIARSSKLWYVRALPYAYIFFFRGTPLLVQLFLVYYGLAQFDAVRNSSMWPYLRDPFWCATATMTLHTAAYIAEILRGAIQAIPPGEIEAARALGMSRPKALFYIILPRAARIGLPAYSNEVILMLKASALASTVTLLELTGMARTIIARTYLPVEIFFAAGVFYLLMSYVLVRGFKLLERWLRVDACQGR, encoded by the coding sequence ATGAATTGGGAAATCATCATCAAGTGGCTGCCGAAACTGGCTCAGGGCGCGACCCTGACCCTGGAATTGGTAGCGATTGCCGTGATCGCCGGATTGCTGCTGGCAATCCCGCTGGGCATCGCCCGTTCTTCGAAGCTGTGGTACGTGCGCGCTTTGCCCTACGCCTACATCTTCTTTTTCCGAGGCACGCCGTTGCTGGTCCAGTTGTTCTTGGTCTATTACGGCCTGGCGCAGTTCGACGCTGTGCGTAACAGCTCGATGTGGCCGTACCTGCGCGATCCGTTCTGGTGCGCCACTGCGACCATGACCTTGCACACCGCAGCGTACATCGCCGAGATCCTGCGTGGCGCGATCCAGGCAATTCCGCCGGGTGAGATCGAAGCGGCGCGGGCGCTGGGCATGTCCAGGCCGAAAGCGCTGTTCTACATCATCCTGCCGCGTGCCGCGCGTATCGGCCTGCCGGCGTACAGCAACGAAGTTATCCTGATGCTCAAGGCCAGCGCGCTGGCCAGCACCGTGACTCTCCTTGAACTGACCGGCATGGCGCGCACGATCATCGCACGCACCTACTTGCCGGTGGAGATCTTCTTCGCGGCCGGCGTCTTCTATCTGCTGATGTCCTACGTGCTGGTTCGCGGTTTCAAACTGCTGGAACGCTGGCTGCGCGTCGATGCCTGCCAAGGGCGCTGA
- a CDS encoding type II toxin-antitoxin system HicB family antitoxin translates to MFEYALEVHEEPGSVWLSCAEIPEMHTAGDTLEEALDGAIDAMETALSIYVDDRRLIPTGDAGEQESDAVLRLPALTAAKVGLWNTLLESGVSKAELARRLGVQRPQVDRLVDFLHHSKIENVERALQQLGRRILLSVEAA, encoded by the coding sequence ATGTTCGAATATGCGTTGGAAGTTCACGAAGAGCCGGGCAGTGTCTGGTTGTCCTGCGCAGAAATTCCAGAGATGCACACCGCAGGCGACACCCTCGAGGAAGCACTCGACGGCGCCATTGATGCAATGGAAACAGCCTTGTCGATTTACGTTGATGATCGCCGGTTGATTCCGACAGGTGATGCGGGAGAACAGGAAAGTGACGCTGTTTTGCGTCTACCTGCACTGACTGCGGCAAAGGTTGGGCTCTGGAATACGCTTCTGGAGTCTGGGGTCAGCAAAGCTGAACTGGCACGACGCTTGGGTGTACAACGGCCCCAGGTAGATCGGTTAGTCGATTTCCTGCATCACTCCAAGATTGAGAATGTGGAGCGAGCATTGCAGCAGCTTGGGCGCCGGATTTTGCTTTCGGTTGAGGCTGCGTAG
- a CDS encoding ABC transporter permease: MIIDLYGFGPALAAGALMTVKLALTALCLGLVLGLLGALAKTSPYKPLQWLGGTYSTLVRGVPELLWVLLIYFGTVNAMRALGEFFGNPDLQLSAFAAGVIALGLCFGAYATEVFRGAILAIPKGHREAGVALGMSKVRIFTRLIMPQMWRIALPGLGNLFMILMKDTALVSVIGLEEIMRHAQIGVTVSKQPFTFYMVAALMYLGLTVLAMTGMHFLEKRAARGFARSAQ; this comes from the coding sequence ATGATTATCGACCTTTACGGATTCGGCCCGGCGCTCGCCGCCGGCGCGCTGATGACCGTCAAACTGGCTCTCACCGCCCTGTGCCTTGGGCTGGTGCTCGGTCTGCTCGGCGCCTTGGCCAAGACTTCCCCGTACAAGCCGCTGCAGTGGCTTGGCGGCACTTATTCGACCCTGGTGCGGGGCGTTCCGGAATTGCTCTGGGTGCTGTTGATCTACTTCGGAACGGTCAACGCCATGCGCGCGCTCGGTGAGTTCTTCGGCAATCCCGATCTGCAGCTCAGTGCCTTCGCCGCCGGCGTCATTGCACTGGGCCTGTGCTTCGGCGCCTACGCCACGGAAGTGTTCCGCGGCGCGATCCTCGCCATTCCCAAGGGGCACCGCGAGGCTGGCGTGGCATTGGGCATGTCGAAAGTACGGATTTTTACTCGTCTGATCATGCCGCAGATGTGGCGGATCGCCCTGCCCGGTCTGGGCAACCTGTTCATGATTCTGATGAAAGACACCGCTCTGGTATCGGTGATTGGTCTGGAAGAAATCATGCGTCACGCGCAGATCGGCGTGACGGTGTCCAAGCAGCCGTTCACCTTCTATATGGTCGCTGCCCTCATGTACCTGGGCCTGACCGTGCTGGCCATGACCGGCATGCATTTCCTGGAGAAACGCGCCGCACGCGGCTTCGCGAGGAGCGCACAATGA
- a CDS encoding carboxypeptidase regulatory-like domain-containing protein, with protein MKRVISFMLPVAAVAVLMFPLMAQANSVEPIDSDGVQVQQQQQNGINYLSGGIGLDESRTIQHAAGYNLHMTFSVGAQNLYTSDVDLVIQKAAGQPVLNLSQIGPLVYAQLPPGKYTVVATRNGEVRRDVANVGSGGASNLVFHWDWHQ; from the coding sequence ATGAAACGCGTCATTTCATTCATGCTGCCGGTTGCTGCAGTGGCTGTTCTGATGTTCCCGCTCATGGCTCAGGCCAATAGTGTCGAGCCGATCGACAGTGACGGTGTGCAAGTCCAGCAACAACAGCAAAACGGTATCAATTACCTGTCCGGAGGGATTGGCCTGGACGAGTCACGGACTATTCAGCACGCCGCTGGCTACAACCTGCACATGACCTTCTCTGTCGGCGCACAAAACCTGTACACCTCGGATGTCGATCTGGTGATCCAGAAAGCCGCAGGACAACCGGTGCTGAACTTGAGTCAGATCGGGCCGCTGGTCTATGCGCAACTGCCGCCGGGCAAATACACCGTGGTTGCCACGCGCAATGGTGAGGTGCGACGGGACGTTGCCAATGTTGGCAGCGGCGGGGCAAGT
- a CDS encoding YhcG family protein gives MSQLEPADSQDPKLDSLLGDLGDLIRQARQKVLRTVDTIQVQTCWQIGRHIVEFEQQGARRAGYGKQLLATLAKELTADFGKGFDSSNLRYMRLFYQAFPIRDALRHELSWTHYRKLLGIESESARQWYMNEAATQNWSSRALDRQINTLYYERLLMSRDRTDLYAEAATNIAAMKSNPREFIRDPVLLEFLGLPSPGKLQESELEQALIDQLQGFLLELGKGFAFVGRQQRISAGDDDFYIDLVFYNYLLKCFVILDLKRGKLSARDVGQMDMYIRMYDDLKRSEGDGPTVGIILCAQQNESVARYTILKGNEQLFASSYKLVLPSEEELRAELNREHTLLEERLSDQPDD, from the coding sequence ATGAGCCAACTTGAACCTGCTGATTCGCAAGATCCAAAACTCGATTCGCTGCTCGGCGATCTGGGTGACCTGATACGCCAGGCGCGGCAGAAAGTGCTGCGAACGGTTGACACGATACAAGTCCAGACCTGCTGGCAGATCGGGCGGCATATTGTCGAGTTTGAACAGCAGGGTGCCCGACGAGCCGGGTATGGAAAACAGCTTCTGGCTACGTTGGCCAAGGAGCTGACTGCGGACTTTGGTAAAGGCTTTGACTCTTCTAACCTTCGCTACATGCGCTTGTTTTATCAGGCATTTCCAATTCGTGACGCACTGCGTCACGAATTGAGCTGGACCCACTATCGCAAGCTATTGGGGATAGAAAGCGAATCAGCCCGGCAGTGGTACATGAACGAAGCCGCCACGCAAAACTGGTCAAGCCGCGCCCTGGATCGCCAGATCAACACGCTCTACTACGAACGCCTGCTGATGAGCCGAGACAGAACCGACCTCTATGCAGAGGCAGCCACCAACATTGCGGCGATGAAAAGCAATCCCCGGGAATTCATCCGTGACCCCGTCCTTCTGGAGTTTCTCGGCCTGCCATCACCGGGCAAACTTCAGGAATCCGAACTGGAACAGGCCTTGATCGATCAGCTCCAGGGATTTCTCCTCGAACTGGGCAAGGGCTTCGCTTTTGTGGGCCGCCAGCAACGCATCAGCGCTGGAGACGATGATTTTTACATCGATCTGGTGTTCTACAACTACCTGCTCAAATGCTTCGTCATCCTGGATCTGAAGCGCGGCAAACTCAGCGCTCGGGACGTAGGCCAGATGGACATGTACATCCGCATGTACGACGACCTCAAACGCAGCGAGGGCGACGGGCCGACGGTGGGGATCATTCTCTGCGCACAACAAAACGAATCGGTTGCGCGCTACACAATCCTCAAGGGCAATGAACAACTGTTCGCCAGCAGCTACAAACTGGTGCTGCCGAGCGAAGAGGAGCTACGAGCGGAGTTGAACCGGGAACACACGCTGCTGGAAGAACGCTTGAGTGATCAGCCGGACGATTAA
- a CDS encoding type II toxin-antitoxin system HicA family toxin — protein MKYSEFRRWLKAQGVEFQTGKGSHFKVSLNGRSTVFPDHGAKEMGEGLRKSIIKQLGLKD, from the coding sequence ATGAAGTACAGCGAGTTTCGGCGATGGTTGAAAGCCCAAGGCGTTGAGTTCCAAACCGGCAAGGGCAGCCATTTCAAGGTTTCCTTGAATGGCAGATCAACTGTCTTTCCCGACCACGGAGCCAAGGAAATGGGCGAAGGGTTGAGAAAATCGATAATCAAACAACTGGGTCTCAAGGATTGA
- a CDS encoding ABC transporter substrate-binding protein — MQNYKKVFLAAAVTLAFSAGAMAETLKMGIEAAYPPFNNKDASGNVVGFDKDIGDALCAKMKVECSVVTSDWDGIIPALNAKKFDFLISSLSITEERKGAVDFTDPYYSNKLQFIAPKNVDFKTDKDSLKGKTIGTQRATLAGTWLEDTYADDIKVSLYDTQENAYLDLTSGRVDAILADKYANYDWLKSDAGKNYEFKGDPVVESDKIGIAVRKGDPLREKLNAALKEIVADGTYKKINDKYFPFSIY, encoded by the coding sequence ATGCAGAACTACAAAAAGGTCTTCCTGGCCGCCGCCGTCACTCTGGCGTTCAGCGCCGGCGCCATGGCCGAGACCCTGAAGATGGGCATCGAAGCGGCTTACCCGCCGTTCAACAATAAAGATGCCAGTGGCAACGTCGTCGGCTTCGACAAAGATATCGGCGACGCCCTGTGCGCCAAGATGAAAGTCGAATGCTCCGTGGTCACCTCCGATTGGGACGGTATCATCCCGGCCCTGAACGCCAAGAAATTCGATTTTCTGATCTCATCGCTGTCGATTACCGAAGAACGCAAAGGCGCAGTCGACTTCACCGACCCGTACTACTCGAACAAGCTGCAGTTCATCGCACCGAAAAACGTCGACTTCAAAACCGACAAGGATTCGCTCAAAGGCAAGACTATCGGTACGCAGCGCGCCACTCTGGCCGGTACCTGGCTGGAAGACACCTACGCCGATGACATCAAGGTCAGCCTCTATGACACCCAGGAAAACGCCTATCTCGACCTGACTTCCGGTCGTGTCGACGCCATCCTCGCCGACAAGTACGCCAACTATGACTGGCTGAAAAGCGACGCTGGCAAGAACTACGAGTTCAAAGGCGACCCGGTCGTGGAAAGCGACAAGATCGGCATCGCTGTGCGCAAAGGTGACCCGCTGCGCGAGAAGCTGAACGCGGCGCTGAAGGAAATCGTCGCTGATGGCACCTACAAGAAGATCAACGACAAGTACTTCCCGTTCAGCATCTACTGA
- a CDS encoding alpha/beta fold hydrolase — translation MGFQETHALQEARNRTALASDVQDVPFQEPVADGYALGGFTWRHASPDPQRPVVIINAATSVRCRHYSRFAAYLFANGLDVIIYDYRGIGESRPKSMRHLQASWTDWGALDFEAMLKRAQREFPGQPIDVVGHSFGGCAAGLGASGKIIRRLVTVGAQFAYWRDYAPEHRWRMFGKWHLLMPLVTLLCGYFPGKRLGWLEDTPAGVVRDWSTPAARYERRPSGRTMADLPFSNIRAKTLAISISDDPYGTIPAIERLLDYFQNAQKTHLRIEPQDIGEQHVGHFAFFRSAYQATLWPIALTWLQTGELAPDTPGRQVPRSQAL, via the coding sequence ATGGGTTTTCAAGAGACGCACGCACTGCAAGAGGCTCGAAACAGAACCGCGCTCGCAAGCGATGTTCAGGACGTGCCCTTTCAGGAACCTGTCGCCGATGGCTATGCCCTTGGCGGTTTCACCTGGCGTCACGCTTCGCCGGACCCACAGCGCCCGGTGGTGATCATCAACGCCGCCACATCCGTGCGCTGCCGCCACTACTCGCGCTTCGCGGCGTACCTGTTCGCCAACGGCTTGGATGTGATCATTTACGACTACCGGGGCATTGGCGAGTCGCGGCCGAAGTCGATGAGGCATTTACAGGCTTCGTGGACGGATTGGGGTGCGCTGGATTTCGAGGCGATGCTCAAGCGCGCACAGCGGGAGTTTCCCGGTCAGCCGATCGATGTGGTCGGGCACAGCTTTGGCGGCTGCGCAGCAGGCCTGGGGGCGTCCGGAAAGATAATCCGACGACTGGTGACGGTCGGCGCGCAATTCGCTTACTGGCGCGATTACGCGCCCGAGCATCGCTGGCGGATGTTCGGCAAATGGCATCTGCTGATGCCGCTGGTCACGCTGCTCTGTGGATATTTCCCCGGCAAGCGACTCGGTTGGCTGGAGGATACGCCCGCCGGTGTAGTGCGCGACTGGAGCACGCCTGCTGCACGTTATGAGCGGCGTCCGAGCGGCAGAACGATGGCGGACCTGCCCTTCTCCAACATCCGTGCAAAGACCTTGGCAATCAGTATCAGCGACGATCCCTACGGTACGATTCCCGCCATCGAACGACTGCTCGATTACTTCCAGAACGCCCAAAAAACCCACCTGCGCATCGAGCCGCAGGACATCGGTGAACAACACGTCGGACATTTCGCCTTTTTTCGCAGCGCATACCAAGCCACACTATGGCCCATCGCTCTGACCTGGCTGCAAACCGGCGAACTGGCCCCCGATACACCGGGGCGGCAAGTACCGCGCAGCCAAGCCCTTTAA
- a CDS encoding methyltransferase produces MPAKGADSSYVLTGEELLARFTALDTFLTAHQALWKPRPFTHLQLPWEASYPELSAWLRGRSLEDAENVHNHPAELLDAPEPFASLAASSLELSAVGELPTHSLKAAGHRLNVDVPGRKWEQIEAFASRLSFASQPKHWLDWCSGKGHLGRRLLGADQQLTCLEYDPALVASGQALSQRHHLHALHVEQDVLAADTALLLNSEHTPVALHACGDLHVRLMQLASATGCRQLAIAPCCYNRISRTEYQALSCAGSRSALQLSLEDLSLPMSETVTAGARVRRQRDTSMSRRLAFDLLQRQVRGVDEYLPTPSLPSAWLEKPFADFCRDLAALKELSTIGEQDWPSLKAAGWQRLAEVRNLELLRGLFRRPLELWLNLDRALFLTEQGYVVRLGTFCEAPLTPRNFLLLAERA; encoded by the coding sequence ATGCCTGCCAAGGGCGCTGATTCTTCTTACGTGCTGACGGGCGAGGAGCTACTCGCCCGTTTTACGGCACTGGATACATTTCTCACGGCGCATCAGGCGCTGTGGAAACCCCGCCCGTTTACTCATCTGCAACTTCCATGGGAAGCGTCCTACCCGGAACTCTCCGCGTGGCTACGTGGGCGGTCGCTGGAAGATGCGGAGAACGTCCATAACCACCCTGCCGAGCTTTTGGATGCGCCGGAGCCGTTTGCGTCATTGGCAGCGTCGTCGCTTGAACTGAGTGCGGTGGGTGAATTGCCCACACATTCACTGAAAGCTGCGGGCCATCGCCTGAATGTCGATGTGCCGGGGCGCAAATGGGAGCAGATCGAGGCGTTCGCCAGCCGCCTGTCGTTTGCCTCGCAACCGAAGCACTGGCTGGATTGGTGTTCGGGCAAAGGCCATTTGGGGCGGCGCCTGCTCGGTGCCGACCAGCAACTCACCTGTCTGGAATATGACCCGGCGCTGGTCGCCAGCGGTCAGGCACTGAGTCAGCGTCATCATTTGCATGCGCTGCATGTCGAGCAGGATGTGCTCGCGGCGGACACGGCTTTATTGCTGAACAGCGAACACACGCCTGTCGCCCTGCACGCTTGCGGCGACTTGCATGTGCGCCTGATGCAACTGGCTTCGGCGACTGGATGCCGACAATTGGCCATCGCGCCGTGTTGCTATAACCGGATCAGTCGCACGGAATATCAGGCGTTGTCCTGCGCCGGTTCGCGATCAGCCCTACAGCTCTCACTGGAAGATCTGTCGCTGCCGATGAGCGAAACCGTCACCGCCGGCGCCCGCGTCCGACGTCAACGCGACACTTCCATGTCCCGCCGGCTGGCTTTCGATCTGTTGCAACGGCAAGTGCGCGGCGTCGACGAATACCTGCCGACACCTTCCCTGCCGAGCGCATGGCTGGAAAAACCGTTCGCCGACTTCTGCCGCGACCTGGCAGCGCTGAAAGAGTTATCCACAATCGGCGAGCAGGATTGGCCGTCACTGAAAGCCGCCGGTTGGCAGCGGTTGGCCGAAGTTCGCAACCTGGAATTGCTGCGAGGACTGTTCCGACGCCCGCTGGAGCTTTGGCTGAACCTTGATCGGGCACTTTTCCTCACCGAGCAGGGATACGTCGTACGTCTCGGCACCTTCTGCGAAGCGCCGCTCACACCGCGTAATTTCCTGTTGTTGGCCGAACGCGCTTAA
- a CDS encoding DNA-binding transcriptional regulator — translation MVNELEQFQQDLLDSVRQMKAGKAARVTEVPLSAVDEAREKVGVSQSAFAKLIGVSLRTLQDWEQGRRQPTGAAQTSLRVASQHPEALRDLQPA, via the coding sequence GTGGTCAATGAACTGGAGCAATTCCAGCAGGACTTGCTGGACTCTGTCCGCCAGATGAAAGCGGGAAAAGCTGCTCGTGTGACAGAGGTGCCACTTTCGGCGGTCGATGAAGCACGGGAGAAGGTGGGCGTTTCGCAGAGTGCGTTCGCCAAGTTGATCGGTGTGAGTCTGCGGACGTTGCAGGATTGGGAGCAGGGTCGGAGGCAGCCGACAGGTGCGGCACAGACATCGTTACGTGTTGCTAGCCAGCATCCGGAAGCATTGCGGGATTTGCAGCCAGCCTGA
- the gabP gene encoding GABA permease, which produces MSSTQSSNGLEQGLKPRHVTMLSIAGVIGAGLFVGSGHAIAAAGPAVLLAYAAAGALVVLVMRMLGEMAVASPDTGSFSTYADRAIGHWAGFTIGWLYWWFWVLVIPLEANAAATILHAWFPGVGIWAFALIITMLLTVTNLFSVKNYGEFEFWFALIKVVAIIGFIILGIAAIFGFLPNSQVSGVSHIFDTQGFLPNGMGAVLGAILTTMFSFMGTEIVTIAAAESKNPGKQISKATNSVIWRIGLFYLVSIFIVVALVPWNDPVLASLGSYQTVLERMGIPNAKMIVDIVVLVAVTSCLNSALYTSSRMLFSLGKRGDAPAMSTRTNKSGTPYWAVMLSTGAAFLCTFANYVAPAAVFEFLLASSGAIALLVYLVIAISQLRMRKQRMARGEKIAFSMWLFPGLTYAVIAFIVAALTIMLFQDAHRVEILATGLLSLVVVATGLLVARRRKAENRGAAVLN; this is translated from the coding sequence ATGAGCAGTACCCAAAGCTCCAATGGCCTCGAACAGGGGCTCAAACCGCGTCATGTGACCATGCTGTCGATCGCCGGGGTGATCGGTGCAGGTCTGTTCGTAGGCTCCGGCCACGCCATCGCGGCCGCCGGTCCCGCTGTTCTGCTGGCTTACGCCGCTGCCGGTGCGCTGGTCGTGCTGGTGATGCGCATGCTCGGCGAAATGGCCGTCGCGTCGCCTGATACCGGCTCCTTCTCGACTTACGCCGACCGCGCCATCGGTCATTGGGCCGGTTTCACCATCGGCTGGCTGTACTGGTGGTTCTGGGTGTTGGTGATTCCGCTGGAGGCCAACGCCGCCGCGACGATCCTGCATGCCTGGTTCCCGGGTGTCGGTATCTGGGCCTTCGCTCTGATCATCACGATGCTGCTGACCGTGACCAACCTGTTCAGCGTGAAAAACTACGGTGAGTTCGAATTCTGGTTTGCCCTGATCAAGGTCGTGGCAATCATCGGTTTCATCATTCTTGGTATCGCGGCTATTTTCGGCTTCCTGCCGAACAGCCAGGTCAGCGGCGTTTCGCACATCTTCGACACCCAGGGCTTCCTGCCAAACGGCATGGGCGCAGTGTTGGGCGCGATCCTGACCACCATGTTCTCCTTCATGGGTACCGAGATCGTGACCATCGCGGCCGCGGAATCGAAGAACCCTGGCAAGCAGATTTCCAAGGCCACCAACTCGGTGATCTGGCGGATCGGTTTGTTCTACCTCGTATCGATCTTCATCGTTGTGGCTCTGGTGCCATGGAACGATCCGGTTCTGGCCAGCCTCGGCTCCTACCAGACCGTACTTGAGCGCATGGGCATCCCGAACGCCAAGATGATCGTCGACATCGTGGTACTGGTCGCGGTGACCAGCTGCCTGAACTCGGCGCTGTACACTTCTTCGCGCATGCTGTTCTCCCTCGGCAAGCGTGGTGATGCTCCGGCCATGTCAACCCGCACCAACAAGAGCGGCACCCCTTACTGGGCGGTGATGCTGTCCACTGGCGCGGCGTTCCTGTGCACCTTCGCCAACTACGTGGCCCCGGCTGCGGTGTTCGAGTTCCTGCTGGCCAGCTCCGGCGCCATCGCGCTGCTCGTGTACCTGGTGATCGCGATTTCGCAACTGCGCATGCGCAAACAACGCATGGCTCGCGGCGAAAAAATCGCCTTCAGCATGTGGCTGTTCCCGGGCCTGACCTACGCTGTGATCGCCTTCATCGTGGCAGCTCTGACCATCATGCTGTTCCAGGATGCCCATCGCGTGGAAATCCTCGCGACTGGTCTGCTGAGTCTGGTGGTTGTCGCCACCGGTCTGTTGGTAGCTCGCCGTCGCAAGGCGGAAAACCGTGGTGCGGCGGTTCTGAACTGA
- a CDS encoding FkbM family methyltransferase translates to MTFISYAQNFEDIRLWRALKFFENGFYIDVGANDPIHDSVTKAFYDRGWSGINVEPMQNFHDALRQQRPRDTTLQCIASDEPGEVTFYGIPGTGLSTADPVTAQERRDLGLDVRSLTVKARTLTSICEEHAAGRDIHFLKIDVEGHEETVLRGMDLSRFRPWIIIIETPFERDHKWEHLVTGAGYTNVCFDGLNSYFLADEHLNLKPAFDMPPCQLDNFQLCLGHPFAHPVSPSEADALAQISAATQRAEHAEAQLRALQNNRAWRAIQKLRNVLRRA, encoded by the coding sequence GTGACGTTCATCTCTTACGCACAGAATTTCGAAGACATCCGCCTGTGGCGCGCCCTTAAATTCTTCGAGAACGGCTTCTATATAGATGTCGGCGCCAACGACCCGATCCACGATTCGGTTACCAAGGCGTTCTACGATCGCGGCTGGAGCGGCATCAACGTCGAGCCGATGCAAAACTTCCACGACGCCCTGCGCCAGCAGCGCCCGCGCGACACAACGCTGCAATGCATCGCCAGCGATGAGCCCGGCGAAGTGACCTTCTACGGCATTCCCGGCACCGGTCTGTCCACCGCCGACCCCGTCACCGCCCAGGAACGCCGCGACCTCGGCCTCGACGTACGCAGCCTCACCGTCAAGGCCCGCACCCTGACCTCGATCTGCGAAGAACACGCAGCCGGCCGCGACATCCACTTCCTGAAAATCGACGTCGAAGGCCACGAAGAAACCGTGCTGCGCGGCATGGACCTCAGCCGCTTCCGCCCATGGATCATCATCATCGAAACCCCGTTCGAGCGTGACCACAAGTGGGAACATCTGGTCACCGGCGCCGGCTACACCAACGTCTGCTTCGACGGCCTCAACAGCTACTTCCTGGCCGACGAACACCTGAACCTCAAACCCGCCTTCGACATGCCACCCTGCCAGCTCGACAACTTCCAGCTATGCCTCGGCCACCCCTTCGCCCACCCCGTCAGCCCCAGCGAAGCCGACGCCCTGGCGCAAATCAGCGCCGCCACGCAACGCGCCGAACACGCCGAAGCCCAACTGCGCGCCCTCCAGAACAACCGCGCCTGGCGAGCCATTCAGAAACTGCGCAACGTCCTGCGCCGAGCCTGA
- a CDS encoding ABC transporter ATP-binding protein: MAEATPALEIRNLHKRYGQLEVLKGISLTARDGDVISILGSSGSGKSTFLRCINLLENPHQGQILVAGEELKLKAAKNGELVAADGKQINRLRSEIGFVFQNFNLWPHMSVLDNIIEAPRRVLGQSKAEAIEVAEALLAKVGIADKRHAYPAQLSGGQQQRAAIARTLAMQPKVILFDEPTSALDPEMVQEVLNVIRALAEEGRTMLLVTHEMGFARQVSSEVVFLHQGLVEEQGSPQQVFENPLSARCKQFMSSNR; the protein is encoded by the coding sequence ATGGCTGAGGCCACGCCCGCGCTTGAAATCCGCAACTTGCACAAACGCTACGGACAGCTTGAGGTGCTCAAAGGCATCTCGCTGACCGCCCGCGACGGCGATGTGATCTCGATCCTGGGTTCCTCCGGTTCCGGCAAGTCCACGTTCCTGCGTTGCATCAACCTGTTGGAAAACCCGCATCAGGGCCAGATCCTGGTGGCCGGAGAAGAACTCAAGCTCAAGGCCGCCAAGAACGGCGAACTGGTTGCCGCCGACGGCAAACAGATCAACCGCCTGCGCTCTGAGATTGGTTTTGTGTTTCAAAACTTTAATCTGTGGCCGCACATGAGCGTGCTCGACAACATCATCGAAGCCCCGCGCCGCGTGCTCGGACAGAGCAAGGCCGAAGCCATCGAAGTCGCCGAAGCCCTGCTGGCCAAGGTCGGCATAGCCGACAAGCGCCACGCCTACCCGGCGCAACTGTCCGGCGGCCAGCAACAACGCGCGGCAATTGCACGCACGCTGGCGATGCAGCCCAAGGTGATCCTGTTCGACGAGCCCACCTCCGCCCTTGACCCGGAAATGGTCCAGGAAGTACTTAATGTCATCCGCGCATTGGCCGAAGAAGGCCGTACCATGCTGCTCGTGACCCACGAAATGGGGTTCGCCCGTCAGGTTTCCAGTGAAGTGGTGTTCCTCCACCAGGGCCTGGTCGAAGAGCAAGGATCGCCACAGCAGGTGTTCGAAAACCCGCTTTCGGCGCGCTGCAAACAATTCATGTCCAGCAACCGCTAA
- a CDS encoding DUF3077 domain-containing protein — protein MTHPHDLKTLGLTHFFFHSNHALFRTNSGVPVVTALSHASHLLHISKLLTSDTSAANDPELHACASQYLQELSKALVDDAVKVLSPDP, from the coding sequence ATGACCCATCCCCACGATCTGAAAACCCTCGGCCTCACCCATTTCTTCTTCCACTCCAACCACGCACTCTTCCGCACCAACTCCGGCGTCCCGGTCGTCACCGCCCTCTCCCACGCGTCCCATCTGCTCCACATTTCCAAACTGCTCACGTCAGATACTTCCGCCGCCAACGACCCGGAACTCCACGCCTGCGCCTCGCAATATTTGCAGGAGTTGAGCAAGGCGCTGGTTGATGATGCGGTCAAAGTGCTGAGCCCAGATCCGTAA